Below is a window of Impatiens glandulifera chromosome 2, dImpGla2.1, whole genome shotgun sequence DNA.
ataatcatattttataatttttactaacaatataatttaatatatataaataaataattaacatgaatGTGTCAATATACGATTGTGTTGACACGATGACACAATTTAGTcagaataacacgaaacacaaatttaaacacgagttaacacgacacgaataaacttttagacacgaataacacgacactAAAAAGTCtgtgaattataatattttgagtgagtcaAGACACGATACTACACAGataagattgagacacgacacaacacgacaaGATTAAGAGTTTAACACGATTTACATgagtcgaatacgaacgtttatgcacGATGCCCAGTTCTATCACCAACCAAcctaatgatatatatttactagacaattattgtaaaatattttctatttttattttaaatttgtttcaattataaatatacataataaataatataatttgtttttattaaatttatattaaataatattcttaatattttttaatataaattatcttatttGGTGGAAAGTAATTTCCATTTGGCTACAACTTCGTGGAAATAGTCCTATATTGTAAACAGAACAAGACCAAGCTTTTGCGTAGGTTGAAGGCCGGACAATAGGAAATGTGTTAATTGTCTCCGATGCTTCCTCCAATTTCATGAATTGCCCGACCGAATATTATTTCAGAAGGATTTATTACTTTTAGGGGGCAAATGAACTTGATTTTTGTTATTAATccacaaatatattttgatttttacaTTTAGATTACTAGGTTACTAGGTGTTAATCATGGATTGAAATTAGATGGCAGGcaggaataaaaataaaaaaaatgaaaaagtataAAGTTATGATCAACTTACTTACTACGGCAGAGATATAAGATATTTAGGATGCTTGCTTGGAGGAGAAGGGGAAAATTGAGTCAAATCAAATCTCGCTGGAAATACacaataattatgaatatataaatatgaattacattactaagaaaaaaaaaatagagcttAAAAACGGGAAGTAAGAGTTAGTGCGCAGACCATAAagtcaaaataatcaaaattcatTGTCGGTCCTAGAGGTGAGTACTAGGTTGAATAAATACGAACCAACACCATATTTATACGTAATAATATATTTCACCCGAGTTTTGGGTTGACACGATATAAGCACGAGACAACACGATCACGATACGATTATGAATTTTATACGATTGTAACACGGTTACGAGTTAACACGGACACGACACGAgtatatacacaaaataaaataaacacaattagtcacatgACTTAAACTACTTACATTTACATTAACTTTCTCTAAatctattacatttttattcaattaataaattatttaatttcataaatgtaatatttataattaaaattaaacatactaaaatataatattataataaaatattaacttaaataatataaataaaaataaaaataaaaaaataaattatataaatagaaatttgagtttattaataattgttttgatattattttattaattattttttaaattttaaattatttataattttaattattattaataccttaaaatataaatatatgataataattttaactttaataatataataatatacatttataatttatattcacCTTTCTCAAAAAatgttttctcattttcttaCACAAACTACACATATTTACactaatattatcaaattatcatatctctttaaatatatttacatttttatttaatttataaattatttaattttataaatataatatatctaattaaaattaaatatactaaaatattaaaataaaatataaatattaaataaataaattatattaataaaaatttgagtCTTCATAATAATTCTCTCACCACTTTGATtgatttacatattttaattatttacatattttttattattattaatacataaataaaaaaaatattataataatttaattaacttaatatattaatttttttaaaataaattaatatttttaaaataataaatttaactaattttatttatatgttttaaaacatattttaaatattttatattcaaattattatttatgaaactatatgttaaatttatatctacacattttatatattaaataactttttaaataaattaaatacatttaacttattaaattaatttaaattttctaaattaaaataaattaataattatattttataatttttacaaacaatataatttaataaatataaataaataattaattaacataagtgtgtcaagacacgattACAAAATCTAGTCGAaataacacgaaacacaaatttaaacagAGTTAGTAcaacacgaataaactcgtaaACATGAATAACACAACACGAAAGAAtccgtgaatcataatattttgagtaggTCACGACACGATACGACACGCATAAAATTGAGACACGACacgattgagagtctaacacgaTATATCCGAGTtgaatacgaacgtttatgtaCAATGCTGAGCTCTAGACTCTGTCCGagtgagaattaaaaaaataataataaatattttttttttgcggGTTCTTTCCAGGCCTTCTCTCCTCCTCCGAATCCGACAAACAGACAGCGACAAAGCAAATCGAGAGATCCGAGAGCAGACTAATCGAACGAAGCTAAATTTCAGGTTAACCAACCAATTTACAAGGGGAGACTTGACCGGATGAAATGTTCTGCGAAAGAAGATGTACAAAAAGTTTCTAGAGTAATACCATTCCTCTAGTTATTTCaacaaaattagaaatttttagAACGTCTTCCACAATCTCCACGCTGGACTTACAGGTTGAACTTTTGGTTGTCGTTACTGGACCGACGAAATGGATTTTGGAATACTTTTTCAAGAAAGTTTCATCAAAAATTTCAGGAAACACAAAAAAACCAACATATATTTTTTGGGTTGCTAAGCAAATCGAAAAGGGTTTTTCATGAGAGATGAGAAATGAAAATATCCATAGTAGATGCAGCAGATGGGCGTCAAGTGATTCTCTGAGGAATGGACCAGACTGGGTCATTTCTCAAGAACAATAACTAAAAGTCCTGATACTACTACTTGAATCTGGAACCAAAGTTACAACTGGTTCAGTTCCGATTCAATCATACTAATGAGAGTCTTAATCTCCGCCATGGACAAAGAACATCCATTATAAAAACGGGTCGATCGAATTTCTAAATTCCAGATCCAAATACTACAACATTGCCATGATCCTTGTCGAGGGCTGTTCAAGAATGATACAAGAAAACTCGGATATCCCAGAAACCAATCGCCAAaagttgctgttggatctaaATGAGACCCTAAACCAGATTCAAGTCCGTCTGAGCGAACTATCAATTGCAGATCGGACTGATGATTAGAACGATGACAATCTCCGGCAGAAACAAGAAACGGAGGAGAGAGAGATGATTTCGTTAACAGCTAAGTTTTATTGTTTCTCAAGGAACCGAGTGTGTAAACAGAGTAAGAACATCTTTTAAGTTGATGATATGGATTTAGACAAGATCTGGGGATTCGAAGTGGAAAAAGATACCATTTTAATTATGATCAAGGGTTTCATTGAGAATCTGAATCAAAGAAATTTCGATGGGCCTAATTTATCTGAATTTGTCGAAAAGGTAATTGTTTTAAGAAACGATTTTGTGGGTCTAATCGCCGACGAGACGACAGCGCCGTCCAAACAAGCCATACCCACTAAACTTCAAAGAACGACGAGCGAAATTCGAAAAAAAGATaaggaaaaggaagaagacaaagatAGTGATGGAAGTAACTACGTGGCTAAGATGATTAAGAATCATGAGTCTATTATAAGAAGACAAAACAGAGAATTGAAACGATTGAATGGAGAGATTCTTGGTGGGAAAGTTCATCAAGCTTTTAAGAAACTTAAGGGGACA
It encodes the following:
- the LOC124924620 gene encoding uncharacterized protein LOC124924620 — protein: MDLDKIWGFEVEKDTILIMIKGFIENLNQRNFDGPNLSEFVEKVIVLRNDFVGLIADETTAPSKQAIPTKLQRTTSEIRKKDKEKEEDKDSDGSNYVAKMIKNHESIIRRQNRELKRLNGEILGGKVHQAFKKLKGTDDDGMERNLHQVIAHLDEIIAWNAEKMDKDSILIGQNRMKLEQERDDSILTMSIMEEIYQLLLKGLVKDFQHDLEDETSHDLVIEGLIREDVFKVNCMEMIKE